The following is a genomic window from Bacillota bacterium.
CGTTAGCGCGGTCAACATGGCTGTATGGAATCGGCGTCCGGCGAATGGGGTAATCCATCACTCCGACCATGGCGCGCAGTACACTTCTCTGGTCTTCACTACCAGGCTCCGGGAGGCAGGGATCATCGGTTCGATGGGATCGGTCGGTGACGCGTTGGACAACGCAGTAGCGGAGAGTTTCTTCGCCACGCTGCAGACAGAATTGCTTGACAGGGGAGCCTGGCAAACGCGGTCCAATCT
Proteins encoded in this region:
- a CDS encoding integrase core domain-containing protein, with the translated sequence VSAVNMAVWNRRPANGVIHHSDHGAQYTSLVFTTRLREAGIIGSMGSVGDALDNAVAESFFATLQTELLDRGAWQTRSNLKSAIFEYIEAFYNRRRRHSALEYLTPLEFEGRWRAGQKQVSAA